The following proteins are encoded in a genomic region of Glycine max cultivar Williams 82 chromosome 18, Glycine_max_v4.0, whole genome shotgun sequence:
- the LOC100305839 gene encoding uncharacterized protein LOC100305839, giving the protein MPVLTLSTNVSLNDLDASSILSQVISTVASIMRTPEPFVMVSLEGSTTTCFGGTEEPAAYGELVSMGALNPELNKKLSAGIACVLETKLLVPKSRFFLKFYNTEGYNCALNGSIMVVESK; this is encoded by the exons ATGCCGGTTCTCACCCTTTCTACTAACGTTAGCCTTAATGATTTAGACGCCTCTTCGATACTCTCCCAAGTAATCTCCACCGTCGCCAGCATCATGCGCACACCTGAGCCT TTTGTGATGGTTTCACTGGAAGGATCAACAACCACATGTTTTGGTGGGACTGAGGAGCCAGCTGCCTATGGTGAACTGGTGTCCATGGGTGCTCTTAACCCAGAATTGAACAAAAAACTGAGTGCTGGAATTGCCTGCGTTCTTGAAACCAAGTTGTTGGTGCCAAAGTCACGGTTCTTCTTAAAATTCTATAACACAGAG GGCTATAATTGTGCATTGAACGGGTCTATCATGGTAGTCGAGTCCAAATGA
- the LOC102669622 gene encoding PRA1 family protein B4: MASPSPSPSPQQHQLQVLPVSNPQTTEPPPQPQPPQSAFRFLLSFATDNLRHKLSNRRPWPELLDHTAMSKPLSFSEATLRIRHNISYFRINYYIVVSLILAVSLLTSPFSLVLLLGLLASWLFLYLLRPADRPLQLLGRTFSDFETLSLLLATTFVLLFLTSLGSLLVTAFSVSVALVAAHAALRVPEDLFLDEGGTNQPAGFLSILRAAVAVPPSPAPPAPGVRG; the protein is encoded by the coding sequence ATGgcttctccctctccctctccttcCCCACAACAACATCAACTACAAGTTCTCCCCGTCTCAAACCCTCAAACCACCGAACCGCCACCGCAACCGCAACCGCCGCAATCCGCATTCCGCTTCCTCCTATCATTTGCCACCGATAACCTCCGCCACAAGCTCTCCAACCGCCGCCCTTGGCCGGAACTCCTCGACCACACTGCCATGTCGAAGCCTCTGTCATTCTCCGAAGCCACCCTCCGCATCCGCCACAACATCTCCTACTTTCGCATCAACTATTACATCGTTGTGTCCCTCATCCTCGCCGTGTCCCTCCTCACCAGCCCCTTCTCCCTCGTCCTCCTCCTCGGCCTCCTCGCCTCGTGGCTCTTCCTCTACCTCCTCCGCCCCGCCGACCGCCCCCTCCAGCTTCTCGGCCGCACCTTCTCCGACTTTGAGACGCTCTCCCTCCTCCTCGCCACCACCTTCGTCCTTTTGTTCCTCACCTCCCTCGGCTCCCTCCTCGTCACCGCCTTCAGCGTCTCCGTCGCCCTCGTCGCCGCCCACGCTGCCCTCAGGGTCCCCGAGGATCTCTTCCTCGACGAGGGCGGCACGAACCAGCCCGCCGGGTTCCTGTCCATCCTCCGCGCTGCTGTCGCCGTTCCTCCCTCGCCCGCGCCACCCGCCCCCGGCGTCCGCGGCTGA
- the LOC100789311 gene encoding uncharacterized protein isoform X1, with product MPCLNLSTNVNLDGVDTSSILSEATSTVASIIGKPEAYVMIVLKGSVPISHGGSEQPAAYGELVSIGGLSPDVNKKLSAGIASILENKLSVPKSRFYLKFYDTKAHQSQEYAQCLHALHQH from the exons ATGCCGTGCCTCAACCTCTCCACCAACGTTAACCTAGACGGCGTCGACACCTCCTCCATTCTCTCCGAAGCCACCTCAACCGTCGCCAGCATCATCGGCAAACCCGAGGCC TATGTGATGATTGTATTGAAAGGATCAGTGCCTATATCTCATGGTGGGAGTGAGCAGCCAGCAGCTTATGGTGAATTGGTGTCCATTGGTGGTCTTAGCCCTGACGTGAACAAGAAACTTAGTGCTGGCATTGCTTCAATTCTCGAAAACAAGTTGTCTGTGCCAAAGTCGCGATTCTACTTGAAGTTTTATGACACCAAG GCCCATCAGAGTCAAGAATATGCACAATGTTTGCATGCTTTACACCAGCACTAG
- the LOC100789311 gene encoding uncharacterized protein LOC100789311 (The RefSeq protein has 1 substitution compared to this genomic sequence), giving the protein MPCLNLSTNVNLDGVDTSSILSEATSTVASIIGKPEAYVMIVLKGSVPISHGGSEQPAAYCELVSIGGLSPDVNKKLSAGIASILENKLSVPKSRFYLKFYDTKGSNFGWNGSTF; this is encoded by the exons ATGCCGTGCCTCAACCTCTCCACCAACGTTAACCTAGACGGCGTCGACACCTCCTCCATTCTCTCCGAAGCCACCTCAACCGTCGCCAGCATCATCGGCAAACCCGAGGCC TATGTGATGATTGTATTGAAAGGATCAGTGCCTATATCTCATGGTGGGAGTGAGCAGCCAGCAGCTTATGGTGAATTGGTGTCCATTGGTGGTCTTAGCCCTGACGTGAACAAGAAACTTAGTGCTGGCATTGCTTCAATTCTCGAAAACAAGTTGTCTGTGCCAAAGTCGCGATTCTACTTGAAGTTTTATGACACCAAG GGTTCCAACTTTGGATGGAATGGATCTACATTCTGA